The sequence TTCGCGAGCCGCGCGGTCGGGACGAGCTGCACCTGCTGGGCGCTGTCCTCGGCGGTGTACCAGGAGACCGTGCGCTGGGTCTCGTTGGCGCCGACGCCGAGGATGATCCCGGTGGCGGACGCGGCATCGGCCGCGGTGGCGGGCGAGGCGAGCGCGCCGCCGAGCGCCATCGTCATGCCCAGGATCGCCGCGGCGGTCCCGGTGGCCACGCGGCGCCGCGCGGGCCGGGCGGCCCGCGAGGAGGGTCTGGTGTTCATGGTGTCCGTTTCTCGTGTGGGACGAGTGAAGGTCAACAGCGTCTCGGGGGCGGGTAAATGAGGTGCAAACGGAGGGGCGGAGGTGGTTGAACCCCGTACAGCTGTATGGGGGTGGTTTTCGGACAGGTGGTGGGCTGGGGCCGGCAGGCGGAGGCGTGAGGGAGAACGGTCGGTCTGGTGCGTGACGGGGGCGAGGGGGAACGTTCGGTCTCGCGCGTGCTGGGGCGGAGGGGCACGTTCGGCCTCGGGCGTGAGGGGGCGGTGGCGGAGGGGAACGTTCGGTGTCGCGTGCGGGGCGGTGGGGGAGAACGGTCGGTCTCGTACGCGAGGCGGTGGGGGAGAACGGTCGGTCTCGTACGCGAGGCGGTGAGGGAGAACGGTCGGTCTCGTACGGGGCCGTTCAGCCCTCCAGCACTCGCTGCACGCACCAGACCAGGCCCATCGCCGCGACGCCCGCCGAGATCGCGCCCGTCACCCACAGCGCCGTGCGCGGGGCGCGGCGGCGGAGCAGGAGGAGGAGCGGGAAGACGAGGGCGATGAGGCCGAGTTGGACCGCCTCAATGCCGATGTTGAAGACGAGCAGCGACCACAGGAGCGTCCACGACCACGCCTCGTCGATGCCGAGCGCGCCCGCGAAGCCGAGGCCGTGGACGAGGCCGAAACAGAAGACGACGCCGAGCCGGGTCCAGCCGGTGCGGTCGAGGCCGAGCGGTCCGTCCCCGTACGCCGCCTCGCCCTCCGCCCGCCCGCGCGCGAGCCGCCACAGCCAGCCGCCCGCGACGACCGCGATGGACAGCGCGATGACCGGTTCCACCACGCGCGCGGGCACGTCGACCGCTCCGAGCGCCGCGAGGAGGAAGGTCACGGAGTGGGCGATCGTGAAGCTCGTCGCCGCGAGGACGATCTCGCGCGGGCGGCGGGAGCCCACGATGAGGGCGAGCAGGAAGAGGATGTGGTCGATCCCGCCGAGCAGGTGCTCCGCGCCGAGCCGGAAGAACTCCCAGAACCTCTCGTACCAGGTCTGTTCGACGGAGAACGAGGGGTGCGCGGCGTCGAGCGCCGCGCTGCCGGAGCGGCCCGCGACGTCGTAGGTCGCGATCGTCTTCGTGCCCTTCACATAGCCCTCGGCGTCGGGGAAGAGCGTGCCGCGCACCGCGAGCGTGCTCTCGCGGTCCGCGCAGTCCCAGTCGAGCAGGAGGTGGGTGTACGGGACGCCCTCCCGGCGGTCCATCGTGAAGCCGCCCACGTGCGCGGGCCTGCACGCGCTGCCGCCGGAGGTGACGGCGAAGCGGTCCTCGACGTACGC comes from Streptomyces sp. Tu6071 and encodes:
- a CDS encoding HupE/UreJ family protein, with the translated sequence MSPHIRRALTALAVLVLALLATARPALAHGFSSTVFLHVSGEAEGRIRTDLALEYDLFVVSAADAAHDDALFRAGTAAFEDGDAKAQAEALDAHAKSALAYVEDRFAVTSGGSACRPAHVGGFTMDRREGVPYTHLLLDWDCADRESTLAVRGTLFPDAEGYVKGTKTIATYDVAGRSGSAALDAAHPSFSVEQTWYERFWEFFRLGAEHLLGGIDHILFLLALIVGSRRPREIVLAATSFTIAHSVTFLLAALGAVDVPARVVEPVIALSIAVVAGGWLWRLARGRAEGEAAYGDGPLGLDRTGWTRLGVVFCFGLVHGLGFAGALGIDEAWSWTLLWSLLVFNIGIEAVQLGLIALVFPLLLLLRRRAPRTALWVTGAISAGVAAMGLVWCVQRVLEG